The sequence below is a genomic window from Thalassobaculum sp. OXR-137.
GCGGCCGAGATTCTCGCCGTCGACGCCGAGGATGTGCTTCAGGGTGCGCTCTTCCAGCTCATTGCGGAGGACGGGCGCAACGATGCGCTGATCGACACCATCACCGAGGCGATCGACACCGATCAGGCGGTCGTCGAGAGGGTGCTTCAACTGGGTACGGGGGAGACCGCCCGCAGCCTGCAGGTCCGCACGTCCCGCCTGCGCGACGAAACCGGCGACGGCGGCGGCGTGGTCGTCGTGTTCCAGGACATCACCGAGATCGAGTCGCTTCGCCTGCGCGACCGGGAGATGGCAGAGAATCTGAAGGCCCAGAACGGCGAGCTGCAGGACGCCTATCGGGACCTCGACCGCAAGTCCAAGGAGCTCGAACAGACCGGCAAGCGGCTGCAGATCGTTCGGCTCGGCGCCACCGGTTTCGTGCTGGTGCTGTTCGTCGGACTGGGCGTGATCAATTTCTCGGACACGCTGCCGACCGATTTCGGCGTCTCCTCCGGCCCTGCCGACGGCGCCCAGGAAGGACAGGCCGCACTCTACACCGTCTACCCGACGCCGGTCCGCGACGTGGTCACGGTGACCGGCTCCCTGAACCCGGGGGCGGTGGTCAACATCACCATGCCCTTCGCCGGACGCATCGACACGCGGCTGTTCGAATACGGCGTCCCGGTGACCGAAGGATCGGTTCTGCTCTCCCTATCCTCCACCGACATGGAGACCCAGCTCGCCAACGCCCATTCCGCCTTCATCAAGGCGCAGCGCAACTATCAGGATATCGAGACCTGGACCACCGGGGACGAGGTCGCGGAGAGCCGGCGCCGCCTGGACCAGGCGCAATACGCCCTGGATGACGCCATCCGCGCCCTGGAGGAAACCAAACGCCTGTTCGAGCGCGGAATCATCGCGCGCCAGGAGATGGAAGGGCAGGTCCAGCGCGTGCGGTCGCAACGCGATGCGCTGGCCTCCGCCCAGTCCAACCTGGACCGGGTGCTGGAACGCGGCGACGAGCAGAGCCGGCGGATCGCCGCCCTCGAGCTGCAGAACGCGCGGCGGGCGCTGGAATCGCTGGAGAACCAGGCCGAAGGCGCGATCATCGTCGCCCCGGTCTCCGGGCTGCCCTTCGCGCCGATCACCGGCAAGGACAAGACGCCGGTGGACCTCGCTGTCGGCTCGCGGGTCGAGGCCGGCGTCACCGCCCTGTCGATCGGCGATGTCGGCCAGTTCTCGGTCGCCGGCGAGGTCGACGAGGTAGACATCGCGAACATCCGAAACGGCCAGCTCGCGCGCGTCACCGGTCCTGCCTTCCCCGGCATCGTCCTGGAAGGCCATGTGGAGGCTATCGAGGCCCAGGCCCAGAGCGCCGCCGCCGGACGCGGCGGCCTCGCCCGCTTCGGCGTGAGGGTGCGGATCCCGTCCATTCCGGAAGAGGCCCGCGGCGTCATCCGGGTCGGCATGAGCGCCACCGTCCAGGTTGTCGTCTACGAGGCACCCGAGGCGCTGGTGGTGCCCACCACGGCCATCGGCAGCGGCCCCGACGGCCCCCAGGTCCGGGTCTGGCGCGGCGACGAGGCCGGGCTGTCCGGAACGGCGGAACCGGCCACGGTGACCCTCGGCCGGCCGGTGCCCGCCGGCATCGAGGTCCTGTCCGGCCTGACCGCCGGCGACCGCATCGTCCTGCCCTAGGAGGACGGGATGAGCCTGATCACCCTGTCCGACATCCGCAAATCGTTCCAGGTCGGCCCGACCGAGATCCCGGTGCTGCACGGCATTGATTTCACCGCCCAGCCTGGAGAGATGATCTCCATCATGGGACAGTCCGGCTCGGGCAAGTCGACCCTGATGAACATCATCGGCATGCTCGACCAGCCAAGTTCCGGCACCTACCTGTTCGAGGGCGCCGACGTGCTGTCGGCCCGCAACGACACCCTGTCCTCTCTGCGCGCCCGCAAGATCGGGTTCATCTTCCAGAACTATTTCCTGCTACCCCGGCTGACCGCGCTGGAGAACGTGCTGCTGCCGATGATGTACCGGGGCGAGTCCCGCGGCGCGTCGATCCCGCGGGCCCGGGCGGTGCTGGACCGGGTCGGTCTCGGCGATCAGGCCGACAAGCACCCGAACCTGATGTCCGGCGGCCAGCGCCAGCGGGTCGCCATCGCCCGCGCGCTGATCGGCAATCCGCCGCTGCTGCTCTGCGACGAGCCGACCGGCGCGCTAGACGCCAACACCAGCGCCGAAATCCTGGATCTGTTCGTCGAACTCAACCAGGAAGGCGACCGCACGATCCTCATCATCACCCACGACCCGTCGGTGGCGGCGCGCTGCCGCCGTCAGGTGGTGATCGCCGACGGGCTGCTGGTGGATGACGGACGCGGGATCGGTGCGGCGGCGGTGGCCTGATGCTGTATCAGAACATCGCCGAGGCCATCGCCAACCTGATCGGATCACGCCAGCGCACCCTGCTGGCGCTGATCGGCATCGTGATCGGCACCGGGTCGGTGATCGCCATGATCAATATCGGCACCATCGTCTCCGAGGAGGCGGTGCGCCGCTTCCGCTCGCTGGGGACCGACATCGCCACCTTGAGCTCCTATGGCGGCGGCAGCTCGCTCGGCCGGGAGGAGGTGCAGAGCCTCGCCGCCGGTATCGGGGCCATCCGCATGGCCGCGCCGATCGTCAATGTCGGCGTCGACGTCACCAAGGACGGGGAGTCCCTGCGGGCGCAGGTTGTCGGCACCACCCGGCAGTTCTTTTCGATCAACCGGATCCAGCCGGCCCAGGGCCGCATCGTCGATCTGCTGGACGGCTTCCATACCTTCGCGACCGTCGGCGCGGAGGTTGCCCGCGGACCGCGGGACGGGCCGCCGCTGACGCTCGGCGACCGCATCCGCATCGGCACCCACGATTTCGAGATCGTCGGCATTCTCGCACCGGTGGACCAGAACGCCCTGGTGCCGGTGAATACGGACTGGACCGTCTTCGTGCCGATGGACACCACCCGGCGCCTGAGCGACCGCACGGATATCGGCGACATCCTGATCCGCACCGCCGGCGAACTGCCCGCCGGCGCCCTGGAACAGGCGGTCGCGTCCTATCTCTCGGCCTTCCGCCCCGACATCGTCCTGGATGTGCGCACCGCCCGGCAGCTCATCGACCAAATGCAGACCCAGATGCGGCTCTACACCGTGCTTCTGGGCGCCATCGGCTCGATCGCGCTGATCGTCGGCGGGGTCGGGGTGATGAACGTGATGCTGGTCTCGGTCACAGAGCGTCGGCAGGAGATCGGCATCCGCATGGCCCTGGGCGCCCGGCGGCGCGATATCCAGTCGCTGTTTCTGATCGAGAGCATCCTGCTGTCGGTCACCGGCGGTATTCTGGGCGGTCTGCTCGGCATCGCGGCGGCGTGGGTCTTCGCCGATCAGACCGGCTGGACCTTCGTCGTCGCCCCCCTGGCGATCCCCCTGGGCGCGGGCGTGTCGGTGACGGTGGGCGTGTTCTTCGGCTTCTATCCCGCCGTCATGGCCTCTCGGCTCAACGTGGTGGAAGCGCTGCGCGGCGGGACCTGACGGCGCTGGTTTCACTCAACGGTCACGAAGACGTGGCATGGTCGCGCCATCTCAATCTCATGATGGGGTCCCGAGCCGTGTCCAATCCAATCCGCATCGCCGGCATCGGTGCCAATCTCGGCGGCGTCCGCGGCGATCTCGACGCCGTGCGCGCCGAGATGAACGCCCTGATCGCGCTCGGCGCCGACGTGGTCGAGTGCTACGCCTCCGATCTGGGCGTGGTGGCCGACGCCCGACCGATCCCCGGCCGGGTGGCGGAGCTGCGCGGGATCTGTGCCGAGCGGCCGCTGGCGGTGACCCTCCATGCCCCGATCCCCATCGACTTCATGGACCGCGACAATATCGATCTGCACCGGCGCGCCGCCCGGGTGTCAGTGGAACTGGCCGCCGAGATCGGCGCCGGGATCGTCGTCATCCATGCCGGCCGCACCCACCCGGACACCTGGGCGCGGGAGGCCGACGCCCTGCTGGCCTTCGAGCGCGACGAGCTGTCGGCAATCGGCGATATCGCGGTGGAGGCGGGCGTGCGGATCGCCCTGGAGAACATCAGCCCGAACCCGGCGGTGATCGCCGGCCGGCTCACCAGCTACTCGCTGGACCCGGCGGCCCTGGCCCGGCAGCTCGATCTGCTGGACCACCCGGGCGTGACCGGCTGCCTCGACTACAGCCACGCCAACCAGGGCGCCGGGCTGCTCGGCCTCGACCCGATCGCCGGAGCGCGCGCCATGGCACCGCTGACCGGACACATCCATATCAGCGAGGCGAGCGGCCGGCCCGCCATCCCGTCGATCGCCGCCCAACACGACTGGATGTATTTCGGCATCGGCGACATGCACGCGCCGCTCGGCACCGGCTGCATGGATCTCGACGCCCTGGCCGATGTCTCCCAGGTGCTGCCCGGCACCTATGCGATCCTGGAACTGCAGGGCCATGCACGGGCGATGCTGGGCGACAGCCTGGACCGGCTGCGGACCTTCGCCGGCCGCGTGAACGCCCTGGCGGAAGCGGCATGACCCGCCGACTGCCCCAGATCATCGCCCATCGCGGCGACAGCGCCAACGCGCCGGAGAACAGCCTTGCGGCCCTGGACAGTGCCATCGCTGCCGGCGCCGACCGGGTCGAGTGCGACGTGCGGATCGCCGGGGACGGCACCCTGGTCGTCTCCCACGACGCGGATCTGTCCCGCATCGCCGGGCGCCCGGTGCTGATCGACGATACGCCAGCGGAGGAGCTCGCCCGGATCGCCGCCGCGGCCGGGGCCTCGGTCCTGCCGCTGGCGACCCTGTTCGAGGCGGCGCGCGGTCGCATTCCGCTGATGCTGGACGTCAAGTCGCTGATCCCCGCCGTGCTGGAGAAGATCGCCGCCGACCTCGCGAAGACGGGCTTCGATCCGCGGCAGATCGCGCTGGGCCTGCGCGACCCGGCCCTTGTCGGGCCGGCCCGGCTCGTCCTGCCGACCGCGCGCGTTCTGGCGTTGAACGGCGGCACGACGCCGGTGGAGACTTTCCTGGCCGAGGAGGTGGAGCTGATCCGCCTGTGGGAACGCGACGCCGACGCCGAGACCGTCGCCGCCCTGCACCGTCAGGGCTGCACCGTCTGGGTGACCACCGGCGGCGCAGGCACCGAGCGGGACGTCGGCGATTGCGGGGCCGACCACCTTTTCCGGCTGATCGCCGCCGGGGCCGACGGGCTGCTGGTCAACGACCCGGCGCTCGGCCGCCGGGCGGTCCTCAGCGCTGCGTAGGCCTCAGCGCTGCGTAGGATCGAGCCGGGTCCGCAGCCAATCGCCGAACAGGCTCATCGACAGGGTGGTGACGAAAATCACCCCGCCCGGCAGCACCGCCAGCCACCAGGCGGTGAGCAGGTAGTCTCGCCCCTCCCCCAGCATCTGGCCGAGCGAGGTAAGCGGCGGCTGGATGCCGAGGCCGAGGAAGCTGAGCGACGTCTCCAGCAGGATCGTCTGCGGGAAGTTCAGGGTGAGCTGGACGATCAGCGGCCCCATAACGTTCGGCAGGATGTGACGGCCGTAGAGCCGAAGTGGCCGCGCGCCGAGCGCGCGCACGGCCACCGCATAGCCCTGCTCGCGGGCCGACAGCACCAGGCTGCGGGTCAGGCGGGCATAGGTCTCCCACCCGGCCAATCCCATCAGGGCGAGGAACAGGTAGAAATTGTTGCCGAGGAAGGCGAGGACCGCCAGGGCGATGATCAGGAACGGCATGGCCGCCTGCCAATCGACCAGCATCATCACGACTTCATCCACCCACCCGCCGCGATGTGCCGCCAGGATACCCAGGAACGTGCCGAGCACCGCGCCGATCAGCGTGCCGAGCAGGGCGAGCGCAATGGAAACCTGGGTAGCGATCAGCAGCCGCGACAGCAGATCCCGGCCGAGCTTGTCCGTCCCCAGCAGATGGCCCTCAATGGAGAGCGAGGACCAGAACGGCGGCTTGAGCCGGTACAGCAGGTCGGTTTCCTCATAGCCGTAGGGGGCGAGCAGCGGCGCCAGGACGGCGATCACGGAGACCACCACCAGGATCACGGCGGCGATCCGCACCAGCAACGGCATGCGCCAGGCCCCGGCGGATTTGGTCGCCGGTGGGGGGGACTGCACCGGGGGAGCGGTGGTCTCGACGGTTTCCGCGCTCATCGCGACCGCTCCCGACCGCCGACGCGGACCCTCGGATCCAGCCACCCATAGGCAAGGTCGACCAGCAGGTTGGCGGAGACCATGGTGATCGCGACCAGGACGACGATGCCCTGGACAATGGAGAGGTCACGGTCCGCCACGGAACTGGTGAGCAGCCGGCCCACGCCGGGCCAGGCGAAGACGTTCTCGGTCACCACCGCCCCGCCGATCATCCCGCCCAGGCTGAAACCGACGATGGTCACCACCGGGATCGCCGCGTTGGGGAAGGCATGCCACCACACCTGCCGGAACCGCGAGGCGCCTTCGGCCTCGGCCGTGCGCATGTAGTCGCGCGACAGCACCTCCAGCATTGCCGAGCGGGTGAAGCGGGCGATGGCGCCTGCGAAGGCGGTGGCCAGCGTGAAGACCGGCATCACCATGTGCTGCCATGTCCCGTAGCCGGAACTGGGCAGGACGCGGAGGTTCAACGCGAACAGCAGGATCAGCAGGATGCCGAGAAAGAAGTTCGGCATGGAGAAGCCGAAGACGGCGAAGGACATGGTCAGCCGGTCGATCCAGCTGTCCCGCCACACCGCCGCCAGCACACCCAGAGGAATGCCGAGCGCCAGCGAACAGAAGAACGTCGCCAGCCCCAGCTCCAGGGTCTTCGGCACCCGCTGCCAGATCAGGTCGATGGCCGGCTGGCTGTTGCGAAAGGAGATCCCGAAATCGCCGTGCAGCGCCGCCTGGAAATAGCGCAGATACTGCTCCCACAGGGGCCGGTCGAGACCCCAGGCGGCCCGATAATACTCCCGGATCTCCGGGCCGATGTCGTCAGGCAGGAGCTGCTGGGTCGGATCGCCGGTGAGACGCAGCACCACGAAGACGAAGGTCACCACCAGCCACAGGGTGACGATCGCCCGCAGCAGCTTGATCGCGGCATAGCGCAGGTTCATGGGAAAGCCTTCAGGGGTTGGGGGTCGGCCGCGTCGAGCCTGGCGCCGTCGGCCTGGCTGGCCTCGGCGTGGTGGCAGGCGACCGTGCGGCCGTCGGCCAACGGCCGCAGCGCCGGAAGTTCGACCCGGCAGCGCTCCGTGGCGAAGGGACAGCGCGGATGCAGCGGACAGCCGCTGGGCGGGTTCATCGGGCTCGGCGGCTCGCCGTCCAGCCGCAGGGGCCGCACCAGCCGGCCGCGCCGGGACCGGGCGGCCGGGACGGCACCGATCAGCGCCCGGGCGTAAGGGTGCGCCGGGGCGTCGAACAGGGCGCGGCAGTCCGCCACCTCCACGAACCGGCCGAGATACATCACCGCCACCCGGTCGGCCACGTGACGCACCAGGCTCAGATCGTGGGAGATGAAGAGATAGGCCAGCCCCAGCGTGCGCTGCAGGTCGCGCAGCAGGTTGACCACCTGGGCCTGGACCGAGACGTCGAGCGCAGCCACCGGCTCGTCGCAGACCACCAGTTTCGGTTCCAGCACGAGGGCGCGGGCGATCACCGCACGCTGCTGCTGGCCCCCCGACAGCTCATGCGGATAACGCTTGGCGAGGTCGCCGCCGAGGCCCACCGCCTCCATCATGGCATCGACCAGGATCCGTCGGTCGGCCGCGGTCGCCACGCCGTGAATCTCCAGCCCTTCGGCCACCTGACGCTCGACGGTCAGGCGCGGGTCGAGGGCGCTGCGGCTGTCCTGGAAGATGAGCTGCAGGTCCCGGCGCCGGTCTCGCCAGCGGGCATCGTTCGCCGCCGCCAGATCCTCGCCGTCGAAGCGGATGGAACCGGCGCTGGGGCTCAGCAGGTTGAGCACGAGATTGCCCACGGTCGACTTGCCGCAACCGCTCTCCCCGACCACGGCCAGGGTCTCGCCGGCGGCAAGCTCGAAGGACACGTCGGCCACGGCGGTCAGCTCGGGACGCGGCCCGAACAGGCTGGTGCGCGGCAGGGTGAACCGGCGGCTGAGCCCCTCCACGCGCAGCAGCGGGGGCGTCTCCGCGGAGTCGGCCGCGAGCGCGCTCATGCCGCCTCCGTCCGCAGGGCGAGCGGATGATGGCAGGCCACCGCACCCGTCAGGTCCGGAACCGTCGTCAGGCACATCTGGGAAGCGTGGGGGCAACGCGGCGCGAAAGCGCAGCCCCGGGGCATCGCCCGCAGGGACGGCACCGTCCCCTCGATCGGGGTCAGGCGCTCCACCTCGTCGTCCAGGAACGGCAGGGAGGTGAGCAGCCCCTGGGTATAGGGATGACGCGGGCGGGCGAAGACATCGGCGGCGGGCGCCAGTTCGGCGACGCGGCCGGCATACATCACCGCCACCCGGTCGGCGACCTCGGCCACAAGGCCCAGGTCGTGGGTGACGAACAGCATGCCCATGCCGAACTCCCGTTGGAGACGCGCCAGGAGCTCGACGATCTGCGCCTGCACGGTGACGTCCAGCGCGGTGGTCGGCTCGTCCGCCACCAGCAGGGCGGGTTCGCCGGCGATGGCCATGGCAATCATCGCGCGCTGCTGCTGGCCGCCGGAGATCTGATGGGGATAGTCGCGCGCCCGACGGGCCGGCTCGGGAATACCGACCAGGTCGAGCAGTTCGACGGCGCGGGTTGCTGCCTCGCGGCGGCCGGAGCCGGTGCGGATGCGATAGGCCTCCGCCACCTGCCAGCCGAGCGTGCGCACCGGGTTCAGGCCGGTCATCGGGTTCTGGAAGATCATGCCCATGCCCCGGGCACGGCGGGCCCGGTCGGCCCGGCTTCTGGGGTCCAGCGGAGCGCCCTTGAAGGCGATCTCGCCGCTCTCCACCGACACGCGCCTGCCGAACAGGCCCATCACGGACAGGCAGGTCAGCGTCTTGCCGCAGCCGCTCTCGCCGACCAGGCCCAGCGTCTCGCCGGGGCCGATCCGCAGCGACACGTCACGGACGGGAAAGACCGGACCGCCCGGAAGGTCGATCCGAACGGTCAGGTTGCGGACGTCGAGAAGAGATGGAACGTCGCTCGAATGCATAGGGATATCCAAATCGGAACGGCGACGGGGGCGACCGGACGGCAAGGTCCGATCGCCCCCGTGCCACGGCGTCAGCCGCCGACCCCGAAGGTCAGGTTGTAGGGACGGAAGTCCATGTAGTAGAGCGAGTACGGCTCCCAATGGACCGACTTCTTGAGCGCGTAGGTCTCAAGCGGGTTGTAGAGCATCGTGCCCGGGACCTCGTCGGTCCAGATGTCCAGCGCCTTGCGGTAGGCGTCCTTGCGGGCCGCCGTGTCGGTGCCGGAAACCAGCAGGTCCTGCTGCTTGTTGAACTCCTCCGGCGCCTTCCAGGCACGGTCGGGGAAGGCCTTGTTGTTCTGGACGTCGCTGATCCGGCCCCACTGGGAGACGAAGGAGCCGCTCGGATCCGGGATGCGGTGGGTGTTGGACCACGGGCGGATGTTCGTGCCCTCGGCCTTGGTGACCTGGGCCCAGTTCTCCACCGGCTCGACCTTCACGTTCAGGCCGACATCCTTCCACATCTGCTGCATCGCCTGAGCCGCCTCGAGGCTGTTCAGGTAGTAGTTCAGGGGCAGGCGGTAGACGATCTCCTCGCCCTTGTAGGACGACGACTTGACCAGTTCGCGGGCCTTGTCCGGGTCGAACGCGAACTCCGGATAATCGGCCAGGTAGATCTCGTAGTCCGGAAGCTGGTGACCGTTCGGGGTGAAGTTCTTGTCGTTCCACAGGGCCTTGCGCAGCAGCGCCCGGTCGATCGCCAGGGAGAGCGCCTGGCGGACGTTCTTATCCTTCATGAACGGCGCGTCCATGTAGAAGACCAGCATGTGGGTGTTGTCGAGCACGACCTGCTTCACGTCGATGTCGTCGTAGCCCTGCAGGACCTGGACCTGATCCGGCGGCACGTTGACGATGATGTCGAACTCGCCGCTGACCAGACCGGCGACGCGGGCGGAGGTCTCCGGCACCACCTTGAAGGTGATGCTGCTGGCGGTCGGCATGCCGCCGAAATACTCGTCGTTGGCGACCAGCTTGATGTACTCGCCGTCGACGAACTCTGCGATCTTGAACGGGCCGGTGCCGACCGGGCTGCGGCGCACCTGGTCGTAGCCGCGGGTCAGGTAGTCGCGGGCGTTGACGATCCAGCTCGCATAGCCGGCCAGACGCTGCTCCATCATCACGTCCGGAACGCGGCTGACGATCCGCACCGTGTACTTGTCGATGCGCTCGGCGTGGCTGATCGTGTTCATCTCCTGCCGACCGGTCGGGACGATCGGACGGTCGCCCAGCATGCGGCCCTGGGTGAAGGTGAAGACCACATCGTCGGCGGTCATCTCGTCGCCGTTGTGGAACTTCACGCCCTGGCGCAGCTTGAACTCGATGGTCTTGTCGTCGATCCGCGTCCAGCTCTCGGCCAGGCCCGGCACCAGCTTGGAGCCGCTGCCCTTGCCGTTCGCGAGGAAGTCGCGGCGGATCAGGCTGTCGAACATCGAGTAGATGATGCGGACATGGACGTTGCCCATGCCGTCGGCCGGCTCGAGGGTGTCGGGAAGATCGTTGACCGCGACGACCAGCTCCGGCCGATCGTCGGCCAAGGCCGGTCCGGCCATCAGGCCGAGCGCGACGAGCGCGCCCACGGCCAGGCGGAAGAAGCCTCTCATGGCTCATACTCCAGTATGTGAACAGACCTGGAGTGTCGCAGGAGGCGATGTTGGTTATGTGAGAGCTTTGCGGACTCTTTGTTGCTGTTGGCTGGTCGTTTCGATGACCGAGCGGCTGCAGTTTTGTGACGCCGCCCTCAGCAACCCGGGCCGCACGCGGCGGGCCGTCAGGGAGCGAACAGGGGGAAGCTCACCCCCAGCGCCCAGGCCAGGACGAGGCCCAGGGCGAGGCCGGAGGCGAGCGGACCGGCCCGGACGGCCGAGGCCCGCCCTACGGTGCCGAAGACGAGATAGAAGACGAGCACCACGGGCGCGATCATCAGCAGGAAGAACAGTCCGCTGAAATCCAGCGCCACGGCGACGCCCAGGGACACCAGGAAGCCGGCCCGCAGGACCAGCCTCTGTGCGATCCGAGCGCGCAGGGTGAGCACCGCGTCGGCCACCATGAACGGCACAGCACCCAGGGCCATGGCGGCGACGATCCAGAACCGCCCCGCCGTCGGCCAGAAATTCGCCACGTAGCGGTCCAGCGCAAACCCGAACAGACAGCACCAGCCCAGAACCAGCAGCAGGGCCGCGATGGAGACCCGGCCGACGGGAAGCCTCCATCTCCAGATCAGCGCGAGCTGGAGCAGGCCGAACAGCGCCAGATGCAGGGCCAGATAATCGGCGACCAGCACCGGCAGCAGGTTCGGATTGAGCGGCACCGCCACGAGCGGTGCGAGCACCGCCGGCAGGACCGTCGCCACCGCCACCTGCCGCCAGCTCAGCCTGCCCGATGCCGGTTCGTCTGCCGGCAGAGACCGGGCCATCCCGCCGAAGATCAGCACCAGCCCGCCAAACAGGCCGAGGATCGCCCATCCGGTCGGCCAGAGTGTCGTGCCGGCGCCGCGGCCGTAGGCCCGGTCGATCCAGTCCACCGCCGCCGCCCGCGCGTCCCGGTTCTGCAGGATGGAGACATGATCGGCCAGCGGTGCCACCTCCGCCCGGCGGACCACCGGCCCGGCGGTCACCGTCTCGTCCTCCTGTGCGTCCGGCGCAACCAAACGCGCCGCCCGGAGCGCGGCGTCCCGCAATCCCGGCTCCCACGCCCCGGTGATCATCAGCAGGTCGCGGGGGCTCTGCGACGTTATCGCCTGAGAGAAGGCCGAGATCAGAACCACCGGACCGATATCGTCGCGCTCGGCGGCGACCCGGGCGAGCACGTCGGTCGCCATGGAATGCCCGAGCAGCGCCACCGGCGCCCGCCCGTCGGAAACCGCGTCGATCACCGCATCGGTCTGCGCCATCAGCAGCCGCGTGGTTCCCTCTACCGCGGTCACGTCGCCCGACATCGGCAGCGGATGGCGGCCATGACCGAGGAAATCGAAGCTGAACACCCGGTACCCCGCCCAGGCGAGCGGCAGGGCGTACCCCTGCATCATCTGCCGTGAGCCGGCGAAGCCATGGGCCACGACCACGACCGGCCCCTCGGCACCCGCAAGGGCGTAGGCGCTCACCGGCGTCTCGCCAACCGTCAGGGTTCGGATTTCCACCCCGCGCCGCGCCCCCTCCAGGACCGCCACCGACCCGAGGATCAGGACCAGCGCCACGGCAATCCGAAGCAGGCGCCCTGCGGCAGTCAGATCCGGCATCCCCGTCCTCCTCCCACGACCGCGCGCCGGCGACCGGACGACCGCCTTCCGGCAAGTAATAGCGCGGCCCGCCTCCGCGATCCCGGTCTTTCGCGGCCCGGCGGTCGGGACGGCGCAAGTTGACAGGACCGCGCGGACGCCACATGACGGTGGACGAGACCACCGCACGGAAACCACAGCATGGCCCGACTGATCCGGCGACTTCTCCTGGCGGTCTTTCTCGTCGTCGTCGTGCTGCCCGTGCTGCTGATGCTGCTGTACCGCGTGGTACCGCCGCCCGGCACCCCACTGATGCTGGTCCGCAGCGCCCCGGTGGATTACCGCTGGGTGGGGATGTCGGACATCGCCCGCGACGCCGGTCGGGCGGTCGTGGCCTCCGAGGACCAGACCTTCTGCGAGCATAACGGCATCGACTGGCGGCAGATGAACAAGGTGCTGGAGGAGTTCCGCGAGACCGGCCAGCCCAGCCGCGGGGCCAGCACCATCACCATGCAGCTCGCCCGCAACCTGTTCCTGCCGCCCTCGCGCTCGATCCTGCGCAAGATGGTCGAGATCCCGCTGGCGCTTGGCCTCGAACTTCTCGTGCCCAAGAAGCGGATCCTGGAGCTGTACCTGAACGTGGTGGAGATGGGCGACGGCATCTACGGCGTGGAGGCCGCCGCCCAGCGGCATTTCGGCAAGCCGGCCAGCGCTCTGTCCCGCGGCGAAGCGGCGCGCATTGCGGCCATTCTGCCGAACCCGCTGGACCGCGATCCGGCCCGGATGGGGTCCCGCGCCGGCGAGATCGCCCGCGACATCCCCAGGCTCACCCAGCTTTACGGATGCTTCGAGGGCTGACAGCCGGCTGCACACGCACCCCGGCACCAGATCCTTTCGGCACGAAATAAATTCATAACGAGATATTCAAACTGAATCTTCTACTTTTCTAGTTTCGATTAAAAAAGACATACCTAAGATATGGACTTAGATTTCGAGAAGCGATCAATTCTGAGACCCATAGAACATGGCTCATAACTCAGCAATTAATTTAAATTCCACAACTCATTTCGCGGCGACGCCCTGTACCGGAGCGCTCACGGCCCTGGCCGTCATCGACACCGCTGTTCCGCACCAGGCGCCGCTGCTCAACCTGCTGACGAACGCCTGCCGAATTGCCGGGCTGGCGAAACGGATTTCGCCGATCCTCGGGCTCGCCGCCGCAATCGCGCAGGCAGGC
It includes:
- the mtgA gene encoding monofunctional biosynthetic peptidoglycan transglycosylase is translated as MARLIRRLLLAVFLVVVVLPVLLMLLYRVVPPPGTPLMLVRSAPVDYRWVGMSDIARDAGRAVVASEDQTFCEHNGIDWRQMNKVLEEFRETGQPSRGASTITMQLARNLFLPPSRSILRKMVEIPLALGLELLVPKKRILELYLNVVEMGDGIYGVEAAAQRHFGKPASALSRGEAARIAAILPNPLDRDPARMGSRAGEIARDIPRLTQLYGCFEG